The Eubalaena glacialis isolate mEubGla1 chromosome 3, mEubGla1.1.hap2.+ XY, whole genome shotgun sequence nucleotide sequence GCTCAgcactgagcaggaccctgggaCACAAAGACAAATGACAGTCTTTGCTTTCAAGGGCCTTAATATTCAACGGGTAATATAGGCCAGTAAACATGCCTATGATGATAATTTGTTGTTACAACTTCCATGGCAGGAGGAGTGTAGGGACTACAGACTGGGATACTCAGGAATGGTGACATACAGAGGAGGCATCTTAAGAATGCTATGAAAGTATGTCTGGCCAAGGCCAGCTTGGGGACCATGAGAGTGACCAGGGGGTCTTTAAATCACATTAAAAGTAATGATAAGGGAGATTTAGTCAGATGGTATGAGCTCTAAGTGCTTTTTGATCAAGGTGGAAGGTTTGTAATTTGGAAGTTACTTTAGAGACCCAGGTGAATACTGACCTTACCTCAACCAAAATATGTTGGCAGAAGAAATGCTGCCTTCCAGAGACTTCTATGCTTTAGTTAGGGCAAGACTGTTTGAAGAGGTGAAATGTTTTGGAGGGAGGGAGCCTTAGAGATTAGATCAGGTAAAAGAAGCAAAACTCAGTACAGCAATCTGAGAGTGTGAACGAGAACAGGGACCACAGTGATTTCTATGTTGGGCTTTGACTTCAGATGACGAGCAGGACACACAGGGAATCAATCTGCCTTCAGGGTTCCAAATGGAACTGTAGCCTGAAAGGGCTTCTGCCTGGGGCTTCCAGATTGTAGTGAAGGCATAAATACGCTAACAGTCTGATCTTTACACAGAGACTTTGGTTAGAGCTGGAACCCAGACGACACTGgtaattaattttttccatgtAAGATTCTAGTAGGTCATAAACAGGAAAACTTCCTGAGATTTATTCTAATGTTTTAGAAACTTCTCTTATGCACATGTACTAGGCACTGTGGCAAACAAATAGATTACAGAGCTAGAGtatttttgaaaggataaagcacattaaaaaaaaagagagaacatcaTTTTGATGCACTGTATGAGCAATTTCTTCAGAAGTGGAATGAATCATGGGAATCAGAAAGTCCTATAACGGGGGGACGCACATCAGAAGTCCTATACTTTTACAGGAGAACATCTCTAGGAGAGACCTTTTTGGAAACCCCTCATTATTCATGCTAAACCTTTATCCCTAACTCTAACAATCCCTGAGGCTGCAGGCCACCTTGATATTGTGACTGAAGGCAGACAAGGAAGGCCTTAAATTGCTGCTAGGAAGGAGTTTGTTTGGACGCATGGAAGAATTTCTGACACGGGGCTCGGTAACATTGGATTTAATTTTGGGTATACTTTGCGACATACTCACAGCTGATGATCAGATGATACGCATGGGGATGGACAACATCTGTTCTGATTGCTCAGGACCTGTACCTGTTATTAAGTATTTTGAAAATCTCCCCTGATATATTCACCTGGAAAGGATAGTTTACATGTAATCCTATGTGAAGACAGAAGATTTAACAAATTCCCTTTGAGTCCTAGGACTTTTTGAGAGTCTGGAGCAATTGAAATCTTTTGTCAGCCTTGAAGTTAAGTATAGTAATAGACCATTTGAGGGCAAGTTGAAACTTTTGGCATCTCCACTGACTCTAAGCTTTAATTATTAATTCAGTTTACcaaagtgtttttctttcttctagcaTGTGAATTCCTTGGTGGAAGATTTGCTGTCTTCTTTGGTCTTAATCAACCCAAATACCAGTATGTGTTAAATGAGTACTATAGAACACAAAATAAGGTATGTGACATCCTGAATGGGACACCAAGAGCCCTGAGATGGGAATGTTGGTTGTTCCTGATTTGGGCCCTTACAGAGGAGTATTTTCCCACCTAGTAATTCATGTAACTGCAGTTTCACTGAGCTCCCATGGTCAGactgtcttctttttctaatgCCCCTCACCCCACGATGCTTATTTGTATTTGCCTCTCTTGTGTGAAGTTAGAAGGTCATGAGATAGTTCGTAGATGGTAGTCGAGTGTGAAGCCTGAGATCGCATAAAGGCGAAGCTTCTTATAAGGGTGTCTATACAAGAGGGGGGAGATCAGAGGTATTGGGTTTACTGTTAAACATTTCCTTATTCCTCTTTGTATCAGGAAAGTGACAAGGAAAGTGAAGGGAATGGATCAAAGGCCCAACCAGCCAATGTTCCCAATGAAAAGTGTCACCTGGAGGCTGGGGGCCGAGAGTATGGAACGAGACAACAGGACATTGCCGAGGGCATTCCTCAGTGGAGTATCTCATCCAGCGAGGGCCTGATGGCAGATTCCAGCTCCTAATGGGCAGCGGGGCTATAGTTCCCCTGGATCTCTCTTCCTCGGTCATTGATTACCACGGCAACAGCACCACAGGTAGCACCTCTGAGCCAGATCTGATCTTAATCTCTTTGTGATTTATTCTCCAGCAGCCAGGAATTGTAAACAATCATAAGAACAATTGTGGATTCTTTctcaatataaatttttatttataagccCAGCAACCCAGCTCCACCCCAGTAATATAAGTCCTGTCCGTCAGTTGTGGGCTACTAGTATTGACATTTGCACAGTAGTATAAATGCCTTAAGGAACTTGGGCATGGGAGTTTTAGGCTGAAACTCTTTGTCACATGGCGAGGGTATAGAAAAGGACCTTCTGTTCCTCAAAAGAAACTTTGGGCATTATGAAGTCTAAATCCTTTCAGGGTTTGACATAAGCTGTGTCCTTTCCAATAGCTATGTTGGCTTACTTGGGGCTTGCTTTGCAATAAGCAAACATTGCTAATAACTCTGTTTCAACATAGCAGTCTTTGAGAGTTGGGTGCATTTCCCCCCAAacatgtcaaaaataaataaataaacaatctaagctCTAGAAAAAGTATTTGGAAAAAGTGAATGATTCTCTCGTTTACTTGTCaacaaattttcaaaaactgTAAAGATCAAACATGGAAATCATAGCTGGATAACACAGGTTGTGCTGGCCAAAGGTAGCTGTGATATAGAAAAACACAGGTTTTGCAGTAAAAAGACCTGAGTTCAAGTCTCAATTCTGCTTTTTACTAGTCGTGCGATTTTAGGTGTCTAAATTTCTGAGCCCCAGTctctttctttgtaaaataagGGTGGCATTTATTTGTTTCTCAAGGGTTACTGTTAAacgaaatgaaataataaatgtgaaaactCTTTTAAAACTGTGAATATTCGTTGTTAATGCTTAATTAATGGCTGTTATAGACTGTTATATTGAAGGTCCCCAAAGAACCATGCCTTCTGGAATTCATGTCCTCACATAGCCCCACCTACATTGACTCTGGCCTTGGCTatgtaacttgctttggccagtgagaTAGTAGCAAATGGGGTGCAACTGGATGCTTGATAAACACTTGCACCAGGGACTTGTCCTCTTAGAAAGCTTCACATTGTAAAGAAGTTTGCGTTAGCCTTCTGAATGATATGAGGCCACGTGGAGAGAGGACCCCAAGGATGAAAGACCATCTTACGCATTCCAGCCCCAGCCATGCTCCCCAGCAAATGCAGCCACATAAGTGACCTCCTCCTGCCCTATGCGTAGCAGATGAACCAATCAGCCAACAGAGTCATAAGAAACAATAAGTCATTTTAAGTTGTGGAGTGGTTTGCTATGCGGCcatataaaactgaaataataactCTAAGAGAATGGGAAGTTGGAATTGATTTGATATGAAATCAAGGACAGAAGTAGGCCTAGCGAATAACGTGTGGTTAGTTGAATACATGAGGATAAGATAGGTTATCCGGCATAAACAGACAactccaaaatctcagtggcttaaaacaacgaaatttctttccttctcatggGAGGTCCACCATCAGTTCAGATGGCTTCCCACCGTGTTCTCCAGGTGCTGGCTCAGTAGCACATGCTCCTTTGATCCTATGGTTCCTCCAAACTGATGCTCTCAGGGCTGCGGAAGCAGAAGTGAAGTGGATAGTTAAGCACTGGCAATCAATGTCTCCACTAAGAATGAATCATGTCACCTCTGCTTATGTTTCTTccaccaaagcaagtcacatgactgCAATTAACTTTTAGGGGTGTGGACCTCCTTAGACAGCTGAGAAAGGGAAACACTTTCTTCCAGTGGTATAAGGGATAAATTATAAGCTGAAAAGTCACTGCGATACTGGTTTGATCTCAGCTCGGCTGCCTCTTTCTAACCTGGTAGCCCAGGTTACTCAACTTCTCAGTGTTCCCATGTGTAAAACAGGTTTGATGCAGGAATCAAATCCAATTTGAAGTAATTTATGCAACAGAAAAGAATTCTTTGGAAGGATACTGAGGTATCTCGTGGAACCCAAGTGCAGATGTTTCAGTAGGTCTAGAACAACTCTGGCAAGCAAATACCTAAGCAGTACTCTGTCTCCATTCCTCATCTTTCTTACACATGAGGAGGATGACCACTCCatagctcttttattttttagtatttatttatttatttttattgagatataattgacatataacattatataagtttcaggtatagaacgtaatgattcaatatttgtatataccgtgaaaacatcaccacaataagtctagttaacatgcaTCACCACACAGAGTTacgaattttttttcttgtgatgagaacttttaagacctactctcttaggaactttcaaatatacaatattaataatggtaataatattaatatttataactggaagtttgtaccttttgacctcctTCATCAGTTTTGCCCACCCACTattccctgcctctggcaaccgcCAATTTTGTtgctgtatctatgagtttgggttgttggtggtggtggtggtatttgtttatttgttttagattccacatagtgAGATCATgcgttatttgtctttctctgtctgacttagttcacttagcataatacctttaaggtccttccatgttgtcacaaatggcaaaatttcctttttttaatggctaagcaatattccattgtgtatatatatgccacattttctttatccattcattcattcacccatggacgcttaggttgcttccatgtcttgactattgtaaataatgctgcaatgaacatggaggtgcatatatctttctgaattagtgttttcattttctttgggtatatacccaggagtggaattgctggatcatatggtggttctatttttagttttttgaggaatctccatacttttttttccatagtggctgcattaacttaaattcccaccaacagtgcacaagagttcccatttctccacctcttccccaacacctgttatttcttgtctttttttttaatagccattctaactgaTGTGGGATGACATtgcatgtggttttgatttgcatttccctgatgactagttaTGTTGAGAactttttcatgtatctgttggctttcttatgtcttctttgcaaaaatatctattcagattctctgcccacttttttttttttaacatctttattggagtataattgctttacaatggtgtgttagtttctattttataacaaagtgaatcagttatacatatacatatgtccccatatctcttccctcttgtgtctccctccctcccatcctccctatcccacccttctagctggtcacaaagcaccgagctgatctccctgtgctatgtgactgcttcccactagctatctattttacatttggtagtgtatatatgtccatatatacactaccactctctcactttgtcccagcttaccctttcccctccccatgtcctcaagtccattctctagtaggtctgcgtgtttattcccgtcttgcccctaggttcttcatgaccattttatttttttttagattccatatatatgtgttagcatacggtatttgtttttctctttctgacttatttcactctgtatgacagactctaggtccattcacctcactacaaataactcaattttgtttctttttatggctgagtaatattccattgtatatatgagccacatcttctttatccattcatctgtcgatggacacttaggttgcttccatgtcctggctattgtaaatagagctgcaatgaacattgtggtacatgactcttttggaattatggttttctcagggtatatacccagtagtgggattgctgggtcgtatggtagttctattttttttttaattttatttatttacttatggctgtgttgggtctttgtttctgtgtgagggctttctctagttgcggcaagtgggggccactcttcatcgcggtgcgtgcgcaggcctctcactatcgtggcctctcttgttgcggagcacaggctccagacgcacaggctcagtagttgtggctcatgggcctagtcgctccgtggcatgtgggatcttcccagaccagggctcgaacccatgtcccctgcattggcaggcagattctcaaccactgcgccaccagggaagcccctatttttagttttttaaggaacctcgatactgttctccatagtggctgtatcaatttacattcccaccaacagtgcaagagggttcccttttctccacaccctctccagcatttattgtttctagattttttgatgatggccattctgatcagtgtgagatgatatcgcattgtagttttgatttgcatttctctaatgattaatgatgttgagcattctttcgtgtgtttgttgacaatttgtatatcttctttggagaaatgtctatttaggtcttctgcccatttttggattgggttgtttgtttttttaatattgagctgcttgtaaattttggagattaatcctttgtcagttgcttcttttgcaaatattttctcccattctgagggttgtcttttcgtcttgtttatggtttcctttgctgtgcaaaagcttttaagttccattaggtcccatttgtttatttttgtttttatttccatttatctaggagctgggtcaaaaaggatcttgctgtgatttatgtcatagagtgttctgcctatgttttcctctaagagttttatagtgtctggccttacatttaggtctttaatccattttgagtttatttttgtgtatggtgttaggcactgttctaatttcattcttttacatgtagctgtccagttttcccagcaccacttattgaagaggctgtcttttctccattgtatattctggcctcttttatcaaaaataaggtgaccatatgtgcgtgggtttatctctggctttctatcctgttccattgatctatatttctgtttttgtgccagtaccatactgtcttgattactttagctttgtagtatagtttgaagtccaggagtctgattcctccagctccgtttttctttctcaagattgctttgtctattcgaggtcttttgtgtttccatataaattgtgatattttttgttctagttctgtgaaaaatgccagtggtagtttgatagggattgcattgaatctgtagattgctttgggtagtagagtcattttcacaatgttgattcttccaatccaagaacatggtatatctctccatctatttgtatcatctgtaatttctttcatcagtgtcttgtaattttctgcatacaggtcttttgtctcctcaggtaggtttattcctagatattttattctttttgttgcaatggtaaatgggagtgttttcttaatttcactttcagatttttcatcattagtgtataggaatgccagagatttctgtgcattaattttgtatcctgctactttaccaaattcattgattagatctggtagttttctggtagcatctttaggattctctatgtatattatcatgtcatctgcaaacagtgacagatttacttcttcttttccgatttggattccttttatttcttttcttctc carries:
- the FAM177B gene encoding protein FAM177B; this encodes MEKDSFQQLELEKGRPSKRRTPKRVIHFVDGDIMEEYSTEEEEEKEEQRTNSTLDPSKLSWGSYLWFWAGRIARTSFSTCEFLGGRFAVFFGLNQPKYQYVLNEYYRTQNKESDKESEGNGSKAQPANVPNEKCHLEAGGREYGTRQQDIAEGIPQWSISSSEGLMADSSS